The proteins below come from a single Ochotona princeps isolate mOchPri1 chromosome 6, mOchPri1.hap1, whole genome shotgun sequence genomic window:
- the C6H15orf40 gene encoding UPF0235 protein C15orf40 homolog, which yields MLRPGCGLTRLWPGCGVRASSRLQRGGEMPKKAGATGKGKSQGKDQEKPLPPSGPVAVDPQGRVTIAIHAKPGAKQNAVTDLAAEAVHVAIAAPPAEGEANAELCRYLSRVLELRRSDVVLDKGGKSREKVVKLLASTTPDEILGKLKQEAEKQ from the exons ATGCTGCGGCCGGGCTGCGGGCTGACACGGCTGTGGCCGGGCTGTGGCGTCCGGGCCAGTTCACGGCTGCAGCGCGGCGGCGAGATGCCCAAGAAGGCGGGAGCGACGGGCAAG GGTAAAAGCCAGGGCAAGGACCAAGAGAAGCCGCTTCCTCCCTCGGGCCCCGTGGCCGTGGACCCCCAGGGTCGTGTCACCATCGCCATCCACGCCAAGCCCGGCGCCAAGCAGAACGCCGTGACAG ATCTGGCAGCCGAGGCCGTGCACGTGGCTATCGCGGCACCCCCGGCAGAGGGCGAGGCCAACGCGGAGCTCTGTCGGTATCTGTCCAGGGTGCTGGAGCTCAGGAGGAGTGACGTGGTGTTAGACAAG GGCGGTAAATCTCGTGAGAAGGTGGTGAAGCTCTTGGCCTCCACAACTCCAGATGAGATCCTGGGGAAAttaaaacaggaagctgaaaagcAATGA
- the RAMAC gene encoding RNA guanine-N7 methyltransferase activating subunit, with amino-acid sequence MTDTSEAVKHFEEMFASRFTEEDKEYQEYLKRPPDTPPIVEEWHSRAGGNQRNRGNWLHDNRQFRGRDGRRGWPSDNRANQWHRRPWGNNYPPQRQEPHYPHQYGHYAYNQQQPPYGYY; translated from the exons atgactGACACCTCTGAAGCTGTCAAGCATTTTGAAGAGATGTTTGCCAGTCGATTCACAGAAGAGGACAAAGAGTACCAGGAGTACCTGAAGCGGCCCCCGGACACCCCTCCCATCGTGGAGGAGTGGCACAGCAGAGCAGGTGGAAACCAGAGAAACAGAGGCAATTG gTTGCACGATAACAGACAGTTCCGAGGCAGGGATGGCAGGCGAGGGTGGCCGAGTGACAATCGAGCCAATCAGTGGCACAGACGACCCTGGGGTAACAATTACCCCCCACAGAGACAGGAACCCCACTACCCCCACCAGTATGGACACTACGCTTACAACCAGCAGCAGCCTCCCTATGGTTACTACTGA